A part of Lacinutrix sp. 5H-3-7-4 genomic DNA contains:
- a CDS encoding DEAD/DEAH box helicase produces the protein MKVTALELEERQEGKSLYSYQQGAINKIFKCFEEAPEDYHLLYQLPTGGGKTVIFSEIVRQYLKHHKKQVLVMTHRIELCKQTSNMLSEFGVSNKIVDSKADLSDQGDFNCFVAMVETLNNRLNDNKLDISDIGLVIIDEAHYNSFTKLFKFFEKSFVLGVTATPLSSNINLPMKDNYDELIVGETIQSLIDNEFLARAEVFSYNVGLTSLIVGANGDYTVKSSEDLYTNTDMLTKLIQAYEERCKGKKTLIFNNGINTSLHVYDTFRRAGYPIAHLDNNNTKKERKAILKWFKETPDAVLTSVSILTTGFDEPTVDCIILNRATKSLTLYYQMIGRGSRILKNKNKFTVIDLGNNLHRFGPWGSDLDWHKIFRSPNFYLDGILSDEDLEENFRYEMPEELRAEFAKSEDVYFDVKAMYIRSVREGDSSKVILERSIKHHAKMCIENSEDLWDALGLAKMLKDDIDYRIQRYTKCISKSTFNFVEWLKDDYKKKLNAYLRANFDEMFEEIHGYPPED, from the coding sequence ATGAAAGTCACAGCTTTAGAATTAGAAGAAAGACAAGAAGGCAAAAGTTTATATAGCTACCAACAAGGAGCAATTAATAAAATTTTCAAGTGTTTTGAAGAAGCACCTGAGGATTACCATTTATTGTATCAATTACCAACTGGTGGTGGAAAAACAGTTATTTTCTCTGAAATTGTTCGCCAATATTTAAAACACCATAAAAAGCAAGTTTTAGTAATGACGCATAGGATTGAGCTTTGTAAGCAAACATCTAATATGCTGTCTGAATTTGGTGTAAGTAATAAAATTGTAGATTCTAAGGCAGATTTAAGTGATCAAGGTGATTTTAATTGCTTTGTTGCCATGGTTGAAACCTTAAATAATAGGTTAAATGATAACAAACTTGACATTAGTGATATTGGTTTAGTTATTATTGATGAGGCGCACTACAACTCATTTACTAAACTATTTAAGTTTTTTGAGAAATCTTTTGTATTAGGAGTAACAGCAACACCATTAAGTAGTAATATTAACCTTCCAATGAAGGATAATTATGATGAGCTTATTGTTGGAGAAACTATTCAATCTTTAATAGATAATGAGTTTTTGGCACGTGCCGAAGTGTTTTCTTATAACGTAGGTTTAACCTCTTTAATAGTTGGTGCAAATGGTGATTATACTGTAAAATCATCTGAAGATTTATATACAAATACAGACATGCTTACTAAGCTTATTCAAGCTTACGAAGAACGCTGTAAAGGAAAGAAAACCTTAATATTTAACAACGGTATTAATACATCGTTACACGTTTATGATACTTTTAGGCGAGCAGGTTACCCAATTGCTCACCTAGATAATAATAATACAAAAAAAGAGCGTAAAGCTATTTTAAAATGGTTTAAAGAAACACCTGATGCAGTATTAACTTCGGTAAGTATTTTAACAACTGGATTTGATGAACCTACTGTAGATTGTATTATTTTAAATAGGGCAACAAAATCTTTAACGCTTTACTACCAAATGATTGGTCGTGGATCGCGTATTTTAAAGAATAAAAACAAATTTACTGTTATAGATTTAGGTAACAACCTTCACCGTTTTGGACCTTGGGGAAGCGACTTAGATTGGCACAAAATATTTAGATCTCCAAACTTTTACTTAGATGGTATTTTAAGTGATGAAGATTTAGAAGAAAACTTTAGGTATGAAATGCCTGAAGAACTTAGAGCAGAATTTGCTAAGTCTGAAGATGTGTATTTTGATGTTAAAGCCATGTACATTAGATCTGTAAGAGAAGGTGATTCGTCTAAAGTAATTTTAGAGCGCTCGATAAAGCATCATGCTAAAATGTGTATAGAAAACAGTGAAGATTTATGGGATGCTTTAGGCTTAGCAAAAATGCTAAAAGACGATATAGATTACCGTATACAACGTTACACAAAATGTATAAGTAAAAGTACTTTTAACTTTGTAGAATGGTTAAAAGATGATTACAAAAAGAAATTAAACGCTTATTTACGTGCTAATTTCGATGAGATGTTTGAAGAAATTCACGGGTATCCACCAGAAGATTAA
- a CDS encoding DUF1853 family protein, translated as MKDFFTSLQAQFCGFYNTPHLFLNPVNGMQPLRLPKQKTPVFSGSGLERIRLGQRVERFVTTELLLNKNFSILTENPQIQTKNNQTIGELDCLFLDSNQPIHLEIQFKFYLYDETLGDKEIDCCIGPMRRDSLIEKLNKLKLKQLPLLYAPETKVLLDSLNFKAEDFKQKIYFKAQLFIPFGKQIQLKTLNPECIYGFYFKYSELPQFENCKFYIPKKTNWLVDVNPNVAWKSYNNILPELNTFKTEKYSPMLWLKNKNGEINKCFVVAWQ; from the coding sequence ATGAAAGACTTTTTTACTAGCTTACAAGCCCAATTTTGTGGCTTTTACAACACACCGCATTTATTTTTAAATCCTGTAAATGGTATGCAACCATTGCGTTTACCAAAACAAAAAACACCTGTTTTTAGTGGTAGCGGTTTAGAGCGAATTAGATTAGGACAGCGTGTAGAACGTTTTGTTACTACCGAGCTACTTTTAAATAAAAATTTTTCAATTTTAACCGAAAACCCTCAAATACAAACTAAAAACAATCAAACTATAGGTGAATTGGATTGTTTGTTTTTAGACAGCAACCAGCCAATACACTTAGAAATTCAATTTAAATTCTATTTGTATGATGAAACGCTTGGTGATAAAGAAATAGATTGCTGTATTGGACCAATGCGTCGTGATAGCTTAATAGAAAAACTAAACAAGCTAAAATTAAAACAATTACCACTACTCTATGCGCCAGAAACTAAAGTATTGTTGGATAGTTTAAATTTTAAAGCTGAAGATTTTAAACAAAAAATTTACTTTAAAGCACAATTGTTTATTCCTTTTGGAAAACAAATACAATTAAAAACTTTAAATCCAGAATGCATTTATGGCTTTTATTTTAAGTATTCAGAATTACCACAATTTGAAAACTGTAAATTTTACATTCCTAAAAAAACCAATTGGTTAGTAGATGTAAATCCAAATGTAGCTTGGAAAAGCTATAATAATATACTTCCAGAACTAAATACATTTAAAACAGAAAAGTATTCGCCAATGCTATGGTTAAAAAATAAAAATGGTGAAATAAACAAGTGTTTTGTAGTCGCTTGGCAATAG
- a CDS encoding type IA DNA topoisomerase, whose translation MKVCIAEKPSVAREIAAVLGAKTKRDGYYEGNGYAVTYTFGHLCTLKEPSDYKPYWKSWDLNNLPMLPERFETKVSKDSGIKKQFNIVKGLFEKADVVINCGDAGQEGELIQRWVLNQANYKGKVERLWISSLTTEAIKEGFNNLKPASDYDNLYYAGFSRAIGDWLLGMNATRLYTVKHGGYKQVLSVGRVQTPTLAMLVNRFKEIENFKPQPYWELQTLYRDTLFSYEEGRFLKVEDGEKLANIVKTHDFEIVSIAKKAGNEYAPKLFDLTGLQVYCNTKFGFSADETLKIVQKLYEQKVVTYPRVDTTFLPNDVYPKVPAILKNLTKYATLTQPLQGKKLKKTKKVFDDSKVTDHHAIIPTGQEMNLQYNQQQVYDIIVRRFIAVFYPECKVSNTTVIGKAEKVKFKTTGKEILEKGWRIVFETPGKPTKETGMLPTFEKGEKGPHEPSFLEKQTKPPNQYTEASLLRAMETAGKQVDNDELREIMKENGIGRPSTRANIIETLFRRKYIKRNKKQVLPTVTGIQLIDTIQNELLKSAELTGKWEKQLKDIEKGEFSAVSFIKQMKQMVDRLVYEVRSENRKANITSINNKPAGAKKKKATKKAAGIASQKCPKCKQGAILKGKTAYGCSEYNKTCDFVMPFKFEGKTISEKQFIRLLEKGSTVNLKGFKIDGASAEGLVRFDDDFKLKFEPKKGKVQPKSTSEENKCPKCKKGTIIKGKTAYGCSDYKSGCDFRFSYDLIREKANGQQLTKALVFKIINEN comes from the coding sequence ATGAAAGTCTGTATTGCCGAAAAACCTTCTGTAGCAAGAGAAATTGCCGCTGTTCTTGGTGCCAAAACAAAACGTGATGGTTATTACGAAGGCAATGGTTATGCGGTAACTTACACTTTTGGACACCTTTGTACACTTAAAGAACCTAGCGATTATAAACCTTATTGGAAAAGTTGGGATTTAAACAACTTACCAATGCTACCAGAACGTTTTGAGACCAAGGTTTCTAAAGATTCTGGTATAAAAAAGCAATTTAATATTGTTAAAGGATTATTTGAAAAAGCAGATGTTGTTATAAACTGTGGTGATGCCGGTCAAGAAGGAGAACTTATACAACGTTGGGTTTTAAACCAAGCAAATTATAAAGGTAAAGTAGAAAGACTTTGGATTTCATCACTTACTACCGAGGCGATAAAAGAAGGTTTTAATAATTTAAAACCAGCCAGCGATTACGATAATTTATACTATGCAGGATTTTCTCGTGCTATTGGCGACTGGCTGTTAGGCATGAATGCTACAAGACTTTATACCGTAAAACATGGTGGTTACAAACAAGTATTATCGGTTGGTCGTGTACAAACGCCAACATTAGCAATGCTTGTAAACAGGTTTAAAGAAATTGAAAATTTTAAACCACAACCTTATTGGGAGCTACAAACATTATATCGTGATACTTTATTTAGTTATGAAGAAGGTAGATTTTTAAAAGTTGAAGACGGAGAAAAACTTGCTAATATTGTTAAAACGCATGATTTTGAAATCGTCTCTATTGCAAAAAAAGCAGGTAATGAATACGCGCCAAAACTATTCGATTTAACAGGTTTACAAGTGTATTGTAATACTAAGTTTGGCTTTAGTGCAGATGAAACCTTAAAAATAGTACAAAAACTATACGAACAAAAAGTAGTAACCTATCCAAGAGTAGATACAACATTTCTACCTAACGATGTGTACCCAAAAGTACCAGCGATATTAAAAAACCTAACTAAATACGCTACTTTAACACAACCTCTTCAAGGAAAAAAACTAAAAAAAACCAAAAAGGTTTTTGATGATAGTAAGGTAACAGATCACCATGCCATAATCCCAACAGGACAAGAAATGAACTTGCAATACAACCAGCAGCAGGTTTACGATATTATTGTACGTCGTTTTATAGCCGTGTTTTATCCAGAATGTAAAGTATCAAACACTACTGTTATTGGTAAAGCCGAAAAAGTAAAGTTTAAAACTACAGGAAAAGAGATTTTAGAAAAAGGCTGGAGAATTGTATTTGAAACTCCTGGAAAACCTACAAAAGAAACAGGAATGTTACCTACGTTCGAAAAAGGTGAAAAAGGACCACATGAGCCATCATTTTTAGAAAAACAAACCAAGCCACCAAATCAATATACAGAAGCTTCTCTCCTACGTGCTATGGAAACCGCAGGAAAACAAGTAGATAATGATGAGCTTCGTGAAATAATGAAAGAAAATGGCATTGGTAGACCATCTACACGCGCCAATATTATTGAAACTCTTTTTAGAAGAAAATACATAAAGCGAAATAAAAAGCAAGTATTACCAACAGTTACAGGTATTCAATTAATAGATACCATTCAAAATGAGTTACTAAAATCTGCAGAACTCACAGGAAAATGGGAAAAGCAATTAAAAGATATTGAAAAAGGAGAATTTAGCGCTGTAAGCTTTATAAAACAAATGAAGCAAATGGTAGATCGCTTAGTTTACGAAGTAAGAAGCGAAAATAGAAAAGCAAACATAACCTCTATAAACAACAAGCCTGCTGGAGCAAAAAAGAAAAAAGCTACAAAAAAAGCGGCCGGAATAGCTTCTCAAAAATGTCCAAAATGTAAACAAGGTGCTATTTTAAAAGGAAAAACCGCTTATGGCTGTTCAGAATATAATAAAACTTGTGACTTTGTAATGCCTTTTAAGTTTGAAGGGAAAACAATTTCTGAAAAACAATTTATACGTTTATTAGAAAAAGGCTCAACTGTAAACTTAAAAGGATTTAAAATTGATGGCGCTTCCGCTGAAGGACTAGTAAGATTTGATGATGATTTTAAGTTAAAGTTCGAACCTAAAAAAGGAAAAGTTCAACCTAAAAGTACTTCCGAAGAAAATAAATGTCCAAAATGTAAAAAAGGCACAATAATAAAAGGAAAAACGGCTTACGGTTGTAGTGATTATAAAAGCGGATGTGATTTTAGATTTAGTTATGATTTAATTCGCGAAAAAGCGAACGGACAACAACTAACTAAAGCTTTGGTTTTTAAAATTATAAACGAAAACTAA
- a CDS encoding pseudouridine synthase: MHQHFKIYKPYGMLSQFASNSTQQKRKRFLGELGSFPQGTMPIGRLDEKSEGLLLLTTDGKLSDYVNSSGIEKEYYALVDGDISQEEISSLKKGVEIGFDGKKYQTKPCKVFKLDNAPLLPERGKKIRDARHGPVSWISITLTEGKFRQVRKMTSAVGCPTLRLVRVRVGNIQLGNLESGAVKPIDIPSLL; encoded by the coding sequence TTGCATCAACATTTTAAAATATACAAACCTTACGGTATGCTTTCGCAATTTGCGAGTAATTCTACACAACAAAAGCGCAAGCGTTTTTTAGGTGAGTTGGGTAGTTTTCCTCAAGGTACAATGCCTATTGGTCGTTTAGACGAAAAAAGTGAAGGCCTATTGTTATTAACTACAGATGGGAAATTAAGCGATTATGTTAACTCCAGTGGTATTGAAAAAGAATATTATGCCTTAGTTGATGGTGATATTTCTCAAGAGGAAATTAGTTCACTAAAAAAAGGTGTAGAAATTGGTTTTGATGGTAAAAAGTACCAAACCAAACCATGTAAAGTTTTTAAATTAGACAACGCACCTCTTTTACCAGAGCGAGGAAAAAAAATACGTGATGCTAGACATGGTCCTGTTTCTTGGATTTCTATAACTTTAACCGAAGGTAAGTTTAGGCAAGTTAGAAAAATGACAAGCGCTGTTGGCTGTCCTACACTTCGTTTAGTACGTGTTAGAGTTGGAAATATACAACTTGGGAATTTGGAATCTGGCGCTGTAAAACCAATAGATATCCCTAGTTTACTTTAA
- a CDS encoding mechanosensitive ion channel family protein — MQEQIACFFYDYYEVFGFNETAAKYLNMFTLLIIALCVIYFVDKIITKTLRVASVRIAEHTKSPFDDLLLANKVPRNVAHIFPLILALNLLPIIFADFGYIESPVRKLLQVTFIVLVLWIVRSVLHTIEDFLKTLPSLRDKPIDSYIQVFMIFAWIVGAFAAIAVFTNLSIIKFITGFGAASAIILLIFKDTILGFVASIQVSINDMVRIGDWITFEKYGADGDVVEINLATVKVQNFDNTITTIPTYAMISDSFKNWRGMKNSDGRRIKRHLMIKQDSIKYLTPEDVERLKDVQLISSYLAGMQEKLDKYNTENNVDKTLLLNGRNLTNIGVFRKYIQTYLENHSAINKDMLLMARQLQPTTQGVPLEVYAFSKDKRWENYEYVMSDLFDHFLAAVPFFELEIFELPSSKTFKA, encoded by the coding sequence ATGCAAGAGCAAATTGCCTGTTTTTTTTATGATTACTATGAGGTTTTTGGTTTTAATGAAACCGCAGCCAAATATCTTAATATGTTTACATTATTAATAATAGCCTTATGTGTTATTTATTTTGTAGATAAAATTATCACAAAAACATTACGCGTAGCCTCTGTTCGTATTGCAGAGCATACAAAATCTCCTTTTGACGATTTATTATTAGCCAATAAAGTTCCAAGAAATGTAGCACATATTTTTCCGTTAATATTAGCTTTAAACTTGCTACCTATAATTTTTGCAGATTTTGGCTATATAGAATCACCTGTTAGAAAACTACTTCAGGTTACATTTATAGTTCTAGTATTATGGATTGTTAGAAGTGTTTTACATACCATTGAAGATTTTTTAAAAACCTTACCTAGTTTAAGAGACAAACCAATAGACAGTTACATACAAGTATTCATGATTTTTGCTTGGATAGTTGGTGCTTTTGCGGCTATTGCTGTGTTTACAAACCTTTCAATAATTAAATTCATCACTGGATTTGGTGCAGCATCTGCTATAATACTTCTTATTTTTAAAGACACCATTCTTGGTTTTGTTGCAAGTATACAAGTGTCTATTAACGATATGGTGCGTATTGGCGATTGGATAACTTTCGAAAAATATGGTGCCGATGGTGATGTTGTTGAAATTAATTTGGCAACTGTAAAAGTTCAAAATTTCGATAATACAATTACCACAATTCCTACCTATGCCATGATTTCAGACTCGTTTAAAAACTGGCGTGGTATGAAAAATTCTGATGGTAGACGTATTAAAAGACACTTAATGATTAAGCAAGATTCTATTAAATATTTAACACCCGAAGATGTAGAGCGTTTAAAAGACGTGCAGCTTATCTCTAGTTATTTAGCAGGAATGCAAGAGAAACTAGATAAATATAACACCGAAAACAATGTAGATAAAACCTTATTGTTAAACGGAAGAAACCTTACCAATATTGGTGTTTTTAGAAAATACATTCAAACTTATTTAGAAAATCATTCTGCAATAAATAAAGACATGTTGTTAATGGCTAGGCAATTACAACCTACCACTCAAGGTGTACCATTAGAGGTTTATGCTTTTAGTAAGGATAAACGTTGGGAAAATTACGAATATGTAATGTCTGATTTATTTGACCATTTCCTTGCAGCAGTTCCTTTTTTCGAATTGGAGATTTTCGAATTACCAAGCTCTAAGACCTTTAAAGCCTAA
- a CDS encoding TetR/AcrR family transcriptional regulator gives MKYLLSNIKISINEKIYLKDPESSSLGKRIIKNSILLIDEIGFDLFTFKKLGVKIGSNESSIYRYFENKHMLLLYLTSWYWTWLEYQLVLSTNSLADKELKLKAAIEVLTQTTTIDSAFGHIDEIILKRIVINEYSKSYLTKEVDEENKEGYFSVYKRLVNRLKDFIIDVNSSYKYPKSLASTIIDGAMHQHYLKDHFKSITECSETLAPTVFFNDLVFKILKQN, from the coding sequence ATGAAATATTTACTATCAAATATAAAAATTAGTATTAACGAGAAAATTTATTTAAAAGATCCAGAATCTTCTTCGTTAGGTAAACGCATTATAAAAAACAGCATTTTATTAATAGATGAAATTGGTTTTGATTTATTCACTTTTAAAAAATTAGGAGTTAAAATTGGATCTAACGAAAGTTCAATTTACAGGTATTTTGAAAACAAACACATGCTTTTACTCTACCTTACTTCTTGGTATTGGACCTGGCTAGAATACCAATTAGTACTTTCTACAAATAGCTTAGCAGATAAAGAATTAAAACTAAAAGCTGCAATAGAAGTACTTACACAAACAACTACAATAGATAGTGCTTTTGGTCATATAGACGAAATTATTTTAAAGCGTATAGTAATAAATGAATACTCTAAATCTTATTTAACAAAAGAAGTTGATGAAGAAAACAAAGAAGGCTATTTTTCAGTATATAAAAGATTAGTAAACAGGTTAAAAGATTTTATAATAGATGTTAATTCATCATATAAATATCCAAAATCGCTTGCAAGTACAATAATTGATGGTGCAATGCACCAACATTATCTAAAAGATCATTTTAAATCTATTACAGAATGTAGTGAAACCTTGGCTCCTACTGTATTTTTTAACGATTTGGTTTTTAAAATTTTAAAACAGAACTAA
- a CDS encoding peptidase domain-containing ABC transporter, which translates to MAKTILTTTQRLIGLLKLDKKDIKQIFFYAIFAGIVSLSLPLGIQAIINLLQSAQISTSWMVLVGLVTLGVVFVGVLQLMQIRIIENVQQKIFTRSSFEFAYRFPKMTMKGLNGSYAPELANRFFDTLTIQKGLSKILIEFPAALLQIIFGLILLSFYHPFFIIYGFLLLLLVYIVFKFTAQKGLETSLEESNSKYKVAHWLQEVARSILSFKLSGKTNLAMHKNDRLVTNYLEEREKHFNVLILQFMQLVGFKVLVTAGLLIIGGLLVLNQKMNIGQFVAAEIIILLVIASVEKLILGLETIYDVLTSIEKLGKIVDKPLESQEGEILKVNNEFHLELDDISYSVPDREDKILDNISLEIKPKQTLLITGQNGSGKSTLLKLIAGLIKPTSGKIYINNKSLLGININSYRSFIGQTLAQEMPFEGTLLENITFGDTTITLDQVNDVIKNLGLKDYVKSLPLGLKTMLYPEGKGMSFTISKKIMLARSVVKKPKLLLLKEPLDQFEAKEAQDIIQYLTLPSHDWTLVVVSHNNIWLPKANNVIELNEGRIINKK; encoded by the coding sequence ATGGCAAAAACAATATTAACTACTACACAAAGATTAATAGGTCTTTTAAAACTTGATAAAAAAGATATTAAACAAATATTCTTTTATGCCATTTTTGCAGGTATAGTAAGTTTATCATTACCGCTAGGAATTCAAGCTATTATTAACCTTTTGCAAAGTGCTCAAATTAGTACATCTTGGATGGTTTTAGTTGGCTTAGTAACCTTAGGCGTTGTATTTGTTGGTGTATTACAGCTTATGCAAATTAGAATTATAGAAAATGTACAACAAAAAATATTTACGCGATCATCATTTGAGTTTGCATATCGCTTTCCTAAAATGACAATGAAAGGCTTAAATGGTTCTTATGCACCAGAATTAGCAAATAGATTTTTCGATACATTAACAATACAAAAAGGACTTTCAAAAATTTTAATAGAATTTCCCGCTGCATTATTGCAAATAATTTTCGGTTTAATATTACTATCCTTTTACCACCCGTTTTTTATTATTTACGGTTTTTTGCTGTTACTATTAGTTTACATTGTATTTAAATTTACCGCTCAAAAAGGACTAGAAACCAGTTTAGAAGAGTCTAATAGCAAATATAAAGTTGCACATTGGCTACAAGAAGTTGCCAGGTCTATACTAAGTTTTAAACTTTCTGGAAAAACTAATTTGGCAATGCATAAAAACGATAGACTTGTAACTAACTATCTAGAAGAAAGAGAAAAACATTTTAATGTTTTAATTCTTCAGTTTATGCAATTGGTAGGTTTTAAGGTTTTAGTAACTGCTGGATTGTTAATTATTGGAGGCCTTTTGGTTTTAAATCAAAAAATGAATATTGGACAATTTGTTGCTGCCGAAATTATAATACTTCTAGTAATTGCATCTGTAGAAAAACTAATTCTTGGCTTAGAAACTATTTATGACGTTTTAACCTCTATAGAAAAACTAGGAAAAATAGTAGATAAACCTTTAGAATCACAAGAAGGAGAAATACTAAAAGTTAATAATGAGTTTCATTTAGAATTAGATGATATTTCATACTCTGTACCAGATAGAGAAGATAAAATATTAGACAACATCTCATTAGAAATTAAACCTAAGCAAACATTGTTAATAACAGGACAAAATGGTTCTGGAAAATCTACTCTTTTAAAATTAATAGCAGGCTTAATTAAGCCAACTAGCGGTAAAATTTATATAAATAACAAATCGCTTTTAGGAATTAATATAAACTCTTACAGATCTTTTATTGGGCAAACACTCGCGCAAGAAATGCCTTTTGAAGGTACTTTGTTAGAAAACATCACTTTTGGTGATACTACTATAACATTAGATCAAGTAAATGATGTAATAAAAAACTTAGGCCTTAAAGATTATGTAAAAAGCTTACCCTTAGGCTTAAAAACAATGCTTTATCCAGAAGGAAAAGGAATGTCTTTTACAATTTCTAAAAAAATTATGTTAGCACGAAGTGTTGTTAAAAAACCAAAACTACTATTACTAAAAGAACCATTAGATCAATTTGAAGCAAAAGAAGCTCAAGACATAATTCAATATTTAACCTTACCATCTCACGACTGGACTCTGGTAGTGGTAAGCCATAATAATATTTGGTTACCTAAAGCAAATAATGTTATAGAATTAAATGAAGGTAGAATAATTAACAAGAAATAA
- a CDS encoding HlyD family secretion protein: MLNISTNKLNEKVDISNYMSHKKAFGKKHFKNFNRLLVSFAILCIIILLLPWTQNISANGAVTTLTPDQRPQSIQSPIPGRIEKWFVREGDFVKKGDTILFISEVKNDYFNPDLVKITGQQINSKTASVESYGLKVKALNNQISALSKERVLKIKQAENKLLQAKLKMKSDSIDFEAAKTNIEIARKQLNRAEILEKEGLKSLTDVEQKRLKLQETQAKLISQENKFLASKNEILNARVEINRLKASYIDKISKAQSDKFTAESNQYDAEVQVSKLENNRTNYEIRNAMYYIKAPLDGYINKALKTGIGERFKEGERIVGIMPANYDLAVETYIDPIDLPLVHIGETFRVQFDGWPAIVFSGWPNVSYGTYGAKVIAIENFISSNGKFRILLAPDENDYKWPSAIRVGSGVRAIGLLEDVPIWFEVWRQLNGFPPNYYQPENNGDKTK; the protein is encoded by the coding sequence ATGCTAAATATATCTACAAATAAATTAAACGAAAAAGTAGACATTTCTAACTACATGTCTCATAAAAAAGCTTTTGGTAAAAAGCATTTTAAAAACTTTAATAGACTATTAGTTTCATTTGCTATACTTTGTATAATAATCTTGTTATTACCATGGACACAAAATATATCGGCCAATGGTGCAGTAACAACGCTTACACCAGACCAAAGACCACAAAGCATACAATCTCCAATTCCTGGACGTATAGAAAAATGGTTTGTACGTGAAGGTGATTTTGTAAAAAAAGGCGATACAATTCTATTTATTTCTGAAGTTAAAAACGATTATTTCAATCCAGATTTAGTGAAAATTACTGGTCAGCAAATAAATTCTAAAACAGCATCTGTAGAAAGTTATGGTTTAAAAGTAAAAGCTTTAAACAATCAAATTTCAGCATTATCAAAAGAGCGTGTATTAAAAATTAAGCAAGCAGAAAACAAACTATTACAAGCAAAGCTTAAAATGAAAAGCGATAGTATAGATTTTGAAGCAGCTAAAACAAATATTGAAATAGCAAGAAAACAATTAAATCGTGCAGAAATTTTAGAAAAAGAAGGATTAAAATCATTAACAGATGTTGAACAAAAACGATTAAAACTTCAGGAAACTCAAGCCAAACTTATATCTCAAGAAAATAAATTTTTAGCTTCTAAAAACGAAATATTAAATGCCCGAGTAGAAATCAACCGCTTAAAAGCTTCATATATAGACAAAATATCTAAAGCACAAAGCGATAAGTTTACAGCAGAATCTAACCAATATGATGCAGAAGTACAAGTTTCGAAATTAGAAAACAACCGTACCAATTACGAGATACGAAATGCTATGTACTATATAAAAGCGCCTCTAGATGGTTATATTAATAAGGCTTTAAAAACAGGGATTGGAGAACGTTTTAAAGAAGGCGAACGTATTGTTGGTATTATGCCTGCAAATTACGATTTGGCTGTAGAAACCTATATAGATCCTATAGATTTACCATTAGTACATATAGGTGAAACATTTAGAGTACAATTTGATGGTTGGCCAGCAATAGTATTTAGCGGTTGGCCAAATGTATCTTACGGTACCTATGGCGCAAAAGTAATAGCAATAGAAAATTTTATAAGCAGCAATGGTAAATTTCGAATCCTTTTAGCTCCAGATGAAAACGATTACAAATGGCCATCTGCAATTAGAGTTGGCTCTGGTGTTAGAGCAATTGGCTTATTAGAAGATGTACCTATTTGGTTTGAAGTCTGGAGACAATTAAACGGATTCCCGCCTAATTATTACCAACCAGAAAACAATGGAGACAAAACAAAATAG